Proteins co-encoded in one Thermochromatium tepidum ATCC 43061 genomic window:
- a CDS encoding rhodanese-like domain-containing protein produces MTQTLDEFAATIVPAQMGNARIAIDAFITAYNKGEAELLDIRVPEETAVWQLNFGLHIPANELPARLDELPKDKLLVVACPLTDRSNMARSYLIAQGFNAKYLQGGLLGLVDRLKGVGAQDIRLDR; encoded by the coding sequence ATGACCCAAACCCTCGACGAATTCGCCGCCACCATCGTGCCGGCGCAGATGGGCAACGCCCGCATCGCCATCGACGCCTTCATCACCGCCTACAACAAGGGCGAGGCCGAATTGCTCGACATCCGTGTGCCGGAGGAAACCGCCGTCTGGCAGCTCAATTTCGGCCTGCACATCCCAGCCAACGAACTGCCGGCGCGGCTCGACGAGTTGCCGAAGGACAAGCTGCTGGTGGTCGCCTGTCCGCTCACCGACCGCTCCAACATGGCGCGCAGCTACCTCATCGCCCAAGGCTTCAACGCCAAGTACCTGCAGGGCGGCTTGCTCGGTCTGGTCGACCGCCTGAAAGGGGTCGGGGCGCAAGACATCCGTCTTGATCGCTGA
- a CDS encoding disulfide bond formation protein B — translation MPAPTPRPLWLLLALITAAVALASLVLTPWLELEPCHLCIFQRTLFMLMALLAALTAALSYPDWRRLGARLTAVLFLVLAVLGSGVAAYQSWLQWQPIDQASCIGGPLGPIERLVEWLGQQSPALFMASGLCEDKQLVILGLSLANWAFLVFIGVLGGGAWALWRDWRSIPA, via the coding sequence ATGCCAGCCCCTACCCCACGCCCGCTCTGGTTACTCCTGGCCCTGATCACAGCCGCTGTCGCGCTTGCCAGTCTGGTGCTCACGCCCTGGCTGGAGCTAGAGCCCTGCCATCTGTGCATCTTCCAGCGCACGCTGTTCATGTTGATGGCGCTCCTGGCAGCGCTGACGGCGGCGCTGTCGTATCCAGATTGGCGACGTCTCGGTGCACGGCTGACCGCCGTCCTTTTCCTGGTACTCGCCGTCCTCGGCAGCGGCGTAGCGGCCTATCAGAGCTGGCTGCAATGGCAGCCGATCGATCAGGCCTCCTGTATCGGCGGCCCGCTGGGGCCGATCGAGCGCCTGGTCGAGTGGCTCGGCCAGCAGTCACCCGCACTGTTTATGGCCAGCGGCCTCTGCGAGGACAAGCAGTTGGTGATCTTGGGGCTGTCGCTGGCCAATTGGGCCTTCCTAGTCTTCATCGGCGTGCTAGGGGGAGGCGCCTGGGCGCTGTGGCGCGACTGGCGTTCGATCCCTGCGTAA
- a CDS encoding sulfite exporter TauE/SafE family protein, whose translation MTLLILAALITLALTTLFSMAGVGAALILIPVFLAFGIELHTAMATALLLNALGMTVASITFMRKGLVEWRLVAPILVLAVGLSPVGVWAAHGLDRTPLLWLFVVFLVFAAGMMLFYRPKPRSSRASTGATLALGLPVGGAAGFIGGLLGVGGGNIIVPALVASGLEPKRASASASFVVIFASMSGFLAHVQVARIDPALLGVTAVATLAGAALGAWLATERLSAPQLKRLIALVLLAVAIKTAWGLL comes from the coding sequence ATGACGCTGCTCATCCTCGCCGCCCTGATCACGCTCGCCCTGACCACGCTGTTCAGCATGGCCGGGGTGGGGGCGGCGCTGATCCTGATCCCGGTCTTCCTCGCCTTCGGCATCGAGCTGCACACCGCCATGGCCACCGCACTGCTGCTCAATGCGCTCGGGATGACGGTCGCCTCCATCACCTTCATGCGCAAGGGTTTGGTCGAATGGCGGCTGGTCGCGCCCATCCTGGTGCTGGCGGTCGGTCTGTCGCCCGTGGGCGTCTGGGCCGCCCACGGACTCGACCGGACGCCGTTGCTGTGGCTGTTCGTGGTCTTTCTGGTCTTCGCCGCCGGCATGATGCTGTTTTACCGGCCCAAGCCGCGTTCGAGCCGAGCCTCCACGGGCGCCACCCTGGCGTTGGGGCTACCGGTCGGCGGCGCGGCGGGCTTCATCGGCGGGCTGCTCGGCGTCGGTGGTGGCAACATCATCGTGCCGGCGCTGGTGGCGTCCGGGCTGGAACCCAAGCGCGCCTCGGCCAGCGCGTCCTTCGTCGTGATCTTCGCCTCGATGAGCGGTTTCCTGGCGCATGTCCAGGTCGCACGCATCGACCCCGCCCTGCTCGGCGTCACGGCTGTCGCGACCCTGGCCGGGGCGGCACTCGGTGCCTGGCTGGCCACCGAGCGCCTCAGCGCCCCTCAATTGAAGCGCCTGATCGCCTTGGTGCTGCTCGCTGTTGCGATCAAGACCGCCTGGGGGTTGCTGTGA
- a CDS encoding DUF4405 domain-containing protein yields MLKNVHSTRAFIAFLVTWSFVVLTLTGLVLYIVPHGRVANWIFWTLAGLDKDGWADIHILFGAVFIVSGALHLYFNWKPFTCYLAERVRGHLTLKRELITSLAAVLLLVLGALFAVPPVSWLFDLNDWAKSSWGRAPGQEPPYPRAEATPLPVLAQRLGFDLETA; encoded by the coding sequence ATGCTCAAGAACGTCCATTCTACCCGCGCCTTCATCGCCTTCCTGGTGACCTGGTCCTTCGTGGTGCTCACCCTGACCGGTCTGGTGCTCTATATCGTGCCCCATGGCCGGGTCGCCAACTGGATCTTCTGGACGCTGGCCGGGCTCGACAAGGACGGCTGGGCCGATATCCATATCCTGTTTGGCGCAGTCTTCATTGTCAGTGGCGCGCTGCATCTCTACTTCAATTGGAAGCCCTTCACCTGCTATCTGGCCGAACGGGTACGCGGCCATTTGACGCTCAAACGCGAGCTGATCACCTCGCTCGCTGCCGTCCTGCTGCTGGTGCTCGGGGCGCTGTTCGCGGTGCCACCGGTGAGCTGGCTGTTCGATCTCAACGACTGGGCCAAGTCCAGTTGGGGCCGTGCCCCCGGCCAGGAGCCGCCCTATCCCCGTGCCGAGGCCACACCGCTGCCGGTGCTGGCGCAACGGCTCGGTTTCGATCTCGAAACCGCCTGA
- a CDS encoding rhodanese-like domain-containing protein: protein MNDIPFADYLRRFDYDERVAMKIQLPELLKLYAEGQVQLIDIRFNEEYAAWRLGIGRHIPLNELPDRLDELDPNKTIVTMCPHYDRAEIARLFLTLKGFHARYLTDGMLGLANHLRGDRARDYMDALQSDTTNH, encoded by the coding sequence ATGAACGATATCCCCTTCGCCGACTATCTGCGCCGCTTCGACTACGACGAGCGCGTCGCGATGAAGATCCAGCTCCCCGAGCTGCTGAAGCTCTATGCTGAGGGTCAGGTACAACTGATTGACATCCGTTTCAACGAGGAATACGCTGCTTGGCGCCTCGGCATCGGCCGGCACATCCCACTCAATGAGCTGCCGGACCGGCTCGACGAGCTGGATCCGAACAAGACCATCGTCACCATGTGCCCGCACTACGACCGCGCCGAGATCGCCCGGCTGTTCCTGACCCTCAAGGGCTTTCACGCGCGCTATCTCACCGACGGGATGCTCGGCCTTGCCAACCATCTGCGCGGCGACCGGGCGCGTGATTACATGGACGCGCTGCAATCAGACACCACCAATCACTGA